The genomic region GGTTGTGATATTCCGTTTTGCCCAACTGGCCGCAACCTGGCCTATGTATTTTCTGTTCAGTGCATTTCTGTTATAGCAGTATTGAAACAGCGAAATCATAACATCTTCGTCAAAGTTGTACTGATTAAACAGATTGTCTATGAAAGTGTACCAGCTTGTAGGCATACTTCCCTGAAAAAACATCTGATTCATTGACTGAATGCACTGATGCCTGCGCTGGTTATACTGGGTATTGGACAGCGCCTCTTCAGGAGTGGATTCTTCTTTCCTGCGGTACAGGCGGTTTAAAACCTTTTCCTTTACACTGACAAAAGTTATTCCCGTGTGGGTACGGACAATCAGTTCTTCGTTTTCAAGCATTACCAGCGCAGCGTTTAATGCGTCCGTTGACAAACCAAGGTTTTTTGCAAAATCGTCCAGTGATATGTTTTTATTATATTTGCACAGATAAAGCCCGTATATATAAACCTTCACGCAGTCGGAAGGAAGTGACGGCATAATATCGCAAATAAAAACATCAGGAACGAGTGTGTCCGAAAACAGCATATCATTGGAAATTTGAAATTCCATGACTATTCTCCATTCGTCAAAATAATTAAAGATGCTCCGAAATTCATAACCAAAAGTTATTATATCATAAAAAACACGCCTATCGTATATTCGTATGTATATTGTCTGACTCCGGCAGACTGTACGCGGAAGATAGCAATAAAGGCCGCATTTTAACGGCCTCTACCTGAAATTTTCAATTATTTTCTTCACTACTGTCTCATTTGCAAGCATATCCCATATACCCGGGTCTTCCATACCCAGCCTCCATAAGGCAATTCCGTTAATTCCCATGTTCCATGCCGTCTGGACTTTGGCCCTGATGCTGTCGGTGTTTTCAAACCATACCTGATGTTGCTGTCCCTGGCCATCGGTATACGAGAACCATGGCGTCTGACGGTTCATATCAAACTGGATCGTCGCGCCATATTGCTCGGCAAGCTGAATTGCCCTGTCAAAGGAGACATAAGAGCTTGTGTTTGTGGTTAAATTGAAATCAAAGCCGAATACCGAAACCGCAGCGGCAATTTTATACCATGGCATTTTTGTTTTGGTGTAATTCAGAACCCTTCTCATCCAAGGGATCGAAACCGGCGGGCCGGGAGGGCTTCCAGGCCATCCGTATTCGTTGTAAAGCATCACAATGAACTCGTCCACGGCACTTCCTATAGTTGCATAGTCAAAGGGATCTGAAAACGGATTGAAAGGCTCATCACTAATCCTTGCCGGTACAGAAGCGGACAGAAAATAACCGTGCGGCCTGAAGGCTTCGGCAATATCCACATACAGTTGGGCCAGGTTTTCGCTGTCTTCGGTGTAGGCATCTTCTATATCTATGTTTACGCCGTCAAAGTTATACCGTTCCACAAGTTGTACCAGATTTTGCGCAAAGGCACGCCGGTTTTGCGGTGACGAAACCAGCTGCCGCACAAGATCCCTTGCCAGCGCCGTTCCGCCTGGGCGGTAAAGCAGGTTGTGAACCACCGGAAGAACCTTTATATTGTTTCTGTGGGCTACCGCCACAATTACGCGGATATCCTGATCGGTGAACTGAAAAAATCTGTCAATCTGGGTCGGATCATTCCGGCTTATCTGATAAAAGAAAAGATAAACACCCGACAATTGGGAAACATTGTCTGCAAAAGACGTGTACGATCCGGGAAGCCCCGGTCCTTCGGCCAGGGTGTAAAAACCTATAATGGGCTGAACCGGCCTTATGCTGTCATGCGCATCCAAAGTTACTATGTCTTCCGAAATCCAGCCGAAAGTGCCGTTGAAAAGCCCTACCTGATACCACCCGTTCCTGTAACCAACCACAGGAAGGCGTGCTCCCTGCTGCATAACCGCAACCGACGCAAAATTTGTGCCCGGCCCGTTTCTTACGTTTGCCATTGGTGTATTGACTATCACTTCGGTGTAAAAAGGTATTAATATCCTTTGTCCCGCATAGATGGTGGTGTTTTCGATCCCGTTCAGCTCGGCGAGGGCCTGAATTGTTGTACCAAAAAGGCGGGCAAGGCCGTAAAGCGTATCACCGGCCCGGACGGTGTACTGAAATGCCCTCCCGGGAACGGGTGGGATATAAATACCCTGTCCGATATTCAGGTCGGTGCTCTGGAGTTTATTAGCCTCGACGAGGGTTTCAACGGTTGTTCCGAAACGCCTGGCTATTTGATAGAGACTGTCTCCGGCAACAACGGTATACCACATATAAAACACCCGATATCTGAATTTCTTTAATAACCAGTATATGTTTAATCTGCCGGCATGTGATGAAAGAGGTTTTTAATGTATTAAAAATCGTAATACGCAATGTCGATATTAATACTGAGATATAACCGTTTTAAACTATTTCTGTGAGGTGTGATTTGGTGAAATACTTAAAAAGGTTTACCGCTTTGACTATCGTTTTGGCAATCTTCATCGGAATAATATCGCCTTTGCTTGAACCTTCCTTTGCTGCAAATGAAGTATTTAACCCGACGATTACATATAATTCGTCCACAGGAAGATGGGATATTTCATGGACGGCAATTGACGGTACCGATCATTATTTTTTAACATACCATGAGCCGGACGAAAACAGTCCTAACGGCGTAAAATTGGTTGAAATGGACGGCAGTGTAACATCAGGGAAGAATGTGGTGAGCCTTTCCCTTCTCCCCGATCATATATATGATTTTACCTTTAAATTCACTTATGGAAATGATACCGTGCGTTTCAGAAACAAGTTCAACGAACTGGTTTTACAGGATACCGTTTTCTTCCTGGCCGATATAACCTTTGAAGGTACGTCCTTTAACGACAGGGGCGGAATTCTGGACAACAGCTATGACACAAACAGTACCGGACCCGATGAACCCGTTACGAAAATATTTAGCGGGCACAAACCGCAAATAACGCTGAGATGGAAAGTTCCCACAATTTACTATGCAGGAAAGGGCATTGTCAGAATTACTGAGCTGCAGGCCGGTGAATACGGCATTCTGGAACCGGGAAGCGCGAATACTATTGATTACTGTTATTTTCATATCCGTATGAACGAAATAACCGACAGAGTGACACCGAAAAATTACCGGACCGCCTTGGAGAACGGCAAGATAATTGTAAAAGAAACGGGTGATGAGGTCTCGGGTTTTGGGGCCGACGGTGCCGTAACGGATAAAGACGGGTTTGTCTCCATTGTTCTGGATCAGTCGGACGGCATAGAGGCGGGAACCGAGTATGCCAATGTGGATATTCGCCTGTTTTTCTGGGATAAAGACAAGGATCAGCAGGTTCTTTCAACGAGGCTTCTTAACGGTTACGGTGCCGGACAGGGTTTTTCAGTCGTAAACAGGGATATAGTTTTCCAGAATCTCACCCTGGACTCCATATTTACGCCGATGCGTTTTGAAGTTTATAAGGTGGACATTGATAAAATTGAAGTAAGAATAAAAAAGATAAAAAACAAGAATTATCCTAATTTGTATTATCAGGTTCAGGAAGCAGGCGCGGTCTCCGATTTCCTTGAAGGCCAGTCCAGCCTGAGCGGCGGGATAAAAATGCCCGACGCCAGCATTCCCGACAGTGTCGGCTGGGGCAGCATAATAATTGAAGTGCCGCTGAATGAAAACGGCGAACATCCTCAATATTATTACAGAGTGGTTGTAACCGACGGCGATTCCAAAACTCCCCTCGGTTCACTGGCCATTGATTTAAGCAAGCTGGATCAGGATACTGGAAAACCGCCCGTCCCGAGGGAGATTGAAGTACAGCCGATATACCAGGGAAAGCAGAAAGTGAATGTTAACGGCACAGAGGTCAAGATTCCGCTTACAAAGATAAGAGTTTCGTTTGAAAAGCCGCTTTTCTGGGACAGTATGGACGAAAACAGTAGTCTTTCTTTCCATGTTCTTTTAAGCACATACCTGTCCGACAATGTAAAGGAAAGCGAAACGAAAAAAATAGGTGAGCCCGAAGTCACGGTTAACTTACCCGTTAAGGAAAAAAGGGTGGCGGTAATCACGAGGGACCAGATTAAAGAAGATGAAAGTACAGGAAGGCTTTATTTCGAGATTGGCGGAATTGAAACCGATCAAAACGGGAATGTAAAAAGAAACAGACTGTTCACCGACTTTGGGCTGGATTTTGAAAATGATAAGGGTTATCCGGATTTTCTCGTACCCAATACAAAATATTATTTAAGAATGTTTACCACATGGAGCAAGGATGACGGCGCAGTAAGATGGGTTGACGGGAATATGGCGGATTTGAGTGAAATTATATCCTACATATCCCCGGTGGTAAGTTTTACAACCTATCCTACCCGCGATATGCCCATACCCGTTCCGAATTTTACTCTGGAACTGGATCCGAAGGATGAAATAGATCCTGAAACGGGTAAGCCTGTTTTTAACGGAATAAGGGTAAGTTTTTCAAAGATACTCGGTAACGAAGACTGGGCAAAATACACGGATGTAGCCGAGGGAAGAAGGATAAAGTATGAACTGTATATGGCGGACAGTAACGATCCGGACAGCTTTGCCCTCGTGGATGAAATTGTATCCACATACCCCGATAATAATCCGAATACGGTTTTATCCGCAATGGTAACCCAATACCCTGACGGAACGGCGCTTAAGCCCAATATGACATATTATTTCAAAATGAGGGCCATACTGTATGTCAATGTTGACGATGATTTCCTGATGGGCGAGGCAACCCCTGCCAAATCAATTACAACGCCAAAAACCGATTCGGGAAGCATGGACGATCTTGTACGTCTGCCCAGAACGCCCGTTGAATTTTCCATAGCTACAAATGAACAGGGTGAACTGGAACTTACCGATTCCAAGGTTGTTCTCACCTGGCTGCATGCCGAGCAGGACGTAACTTACGAAATAGTTTGCACCACGAAGAGATTAAGTCCCGACGCCACACTGGAGGACTATATCAACGACGAATATCATGTGGGCGACGAAAAAAATCCGGGGTT from Thermoclostridium stercorarium subsp. stercorarium DSM 8532 harbors:
- a CDS encoding DnaD domain protein, whose protein sequence is MEFQISNDMLFSDTLVPDVFICDIMPSLPSDCVKVYIYGLYLCKYNKNISLDDFAKNLGLSTDALNAALVMLENEELIVRTHTGITFVSVKEKVLNRLYRRKEESTPEEALSNTQYNQRRHQCIQSMNQMFFQGSMPTSWYTFIDNLFNQYNFDEDVMISLFQYCYNRNALNRKYIGQVAASWAKRNITTHIELEKYMEIFQRTKDLSYQIAKVLRLHRSLTVYEEEFVDIWANQYGYGMDIIELALQKMSGKSNLNFRYIHKILTDWHNAGLKTKEAVIAYLSKKEATTAASKAETAVSAEKVPQKSNFWQREYSDDFYEKLKNSTFK
- a CDS encoding LysM peptidoglycan-binding domain-containing protein: MWYTVVAGDSLYQIARRFGTTVETLVEANKLQSTDLNIGQGIYIPPVPGRAFQYTVRAGDTLYGLARLFGTTIQALAELNGIENTTIYAGQRILIPFYTEVIVNTPMANVRNGPGTNFASVAVMQQGARLPVVGYRNGWYQVGLFNGTFGWISEDIVTLDAHDSIRPVQPIIGFYTLAEGPGLPGSYTSFADNVSQLSGVYLFFYQISRNDPTQIDRFFQFTDQDIRVIVAVAHRNNIKVLPVVHNLLYRPGGTALARDLVRQLVSSPQNRRAFAQNLVQLVERYNFDGVNIDIEDAYTEDSENLAQLYVDIAEAFRPHGYFLSASVPARISDEPFNPFSDPFDYATIGSAVDEFIVMLYNEYGWPGSPPGPPVSIPWMRRVLNYTKTKMPWYKIAAAVSVFGFDFNLTTNTSSYVSFDRAIQLAEQYGATIQFDMNRQTPWFSYTDGQGQQHQVWFENTDSIRAKVQTAWNMGINGIALWRLGMEDPGIWDMLANETVVKKIIENFR